A genomic region of Pirellulales bacterium contains the following coding sequences:
- a CDS encoding dipeptidase, producing MPNLDDYLAANSGRFEDELCQLLRIPSVSADSKHKPDVRSAAGWVLKQFQSMGLKAELIETAGHPLVYAESPPVPGALTVLVYGHYDVQPPDPLDQWISPPFEPTRRNGNLYARGATDDKGQMFTHVKSAEAWLKTAGQLPVQLKFLIEGEEEVGSENLYTFIDSAADKLRCDVAVISDCSQFGPGQPAITYGLRGLAYFELRLAGPKQDLHSGTFGGAVVNPAVALAKIMAALVDQHGRITVPGFYDDVLPLTDLERKQFASLPFNEAEFKKQIGVSAVGGEEGYTTLERRSARPTFDINGLTSGYQGEGAKTILPAKASAKFSFRLVPNQDPKKISQSLEAYVRKLCPAGVTMELIDLGGAPGVVVPLESPYVAAASRAIEHGFGKQPVFMREGGSIPVVSDFHKKLGVDTLLLGWGLDDDNTHSPNEKFCLADFHRGIKSSARLWQELAAVKTK from the coding sequence ATGCCCAATCTCGACGATTATTTAGCCGCCAATTCCGGCCGCTTTGAAGACGAACTGTGCCAGTTGCTGCGCATTCCCAGTGTGAGCGCCGATAGCAAGCATAAACCCGACGTGCGCAGTGCCGCTGGTTGGGTGTTAAAGCAGTTCCAATCGATGGGGTTGAAGGCCGAATTAATCGAAACGGCCGGACATCCGCTCGTCTATGCCGAATCGCCTCCGGTGCCCGGTGCGCTCACGGTGTTAGTGTATGGTCATTACGACGTGCAGCCGCCCGATCCGCTCGATCAGTGGATTTCGCCGCCGTTTGAGCCCACGCGCCGTAACGGCAACCTGTATGCCCGAGGCGCGACCGACGACAAAGGGCAAATGTTCACGCACGTGAAAAGTGCGGAGGCCTGGCTGAAAACCGCCGGCCAGCTTCCCGTGCAATTGAAATTTTTAATCGAGGGGGAAGAAGAAGTCGGCAGCGAGAATTTGTATACGTTCATCGACAGCGCGGCGGATAAATTGCGCTGCGATGTGGCCGTGATCAGCGATTGCAGCCAGTTTGGCCCCGGTCAGCCGGCCATCACCTATGGCTTGCGCGGCCTGGCGTATTTCGAATTGCGCCTCGCTGGCCCGAAGCAAGATTTACATTCCGGCACCTTTGGCGGGGCGGTGGTGAACCCGGCCGTGGCGCTGGCGAAAATCATGGCGGCTTTGGTCGATCAACATGGCCGCATCACTGTGCCCGGTTTTTATGACGATGTTTTGCCGCTAACCGATCTGGAACGCAAGCAATTCGCGTCGCTGCCGTTTAATGAAGCGGAGTTCAAAAAGCAAATTGGCGTCAGCGCTGTCGGCGGCGAGGAAGGTTACACTACGCTGGAGCGGCGCTCCGCTCGGCCCACCTTCGACATCAACGGGCTGACCAGCGGTTACCAAGGCGAAGGAGCGAAAACCATTTTGCCAGCCAAGGCGAGCGCCAAATTCAGCTTCCGCCTGGTGCCGAATCAGGATCCGAAAAAAATCAGCCAATCGCTGGAAGCGTATGTGCGGAAATTGTGTCCGGCCGGCGTGACGATGGAGCTGATCGATTTAGGCGGCGCGCCCGGCGTGGTGGTGCCGCTGGAAAGTCCATATGTGGCCGCAGCCAGCCGCGCCATTGAGCACGGCTTTGGAAAACAGCCGGTATTTATGCGCGAAGGGGGATCGATTCCCGTCGTCTCCGACTTTCACAAAAAGCTGGGAGTCGATACGCTGTTGCTCGGCTGGGGCTTGGACGACGACAACACGCACAGCCCGAACGAAAAATTTTGCTTGGCCGATTTTCACCGGGGCATAAAATCTAGCGCTCGCCTATGGCAAGAGTTGGCGGCGGTGAAAACGAAATAA
- the mtaB gene encoding tRNA (N(6)-L-threonylcarbamoyladenosine(37)-C(2))-methylthiotransferase MtaB, giving the protein MTTTATLLDRTANSGPRLRTVTLGCKVNQYETEFVRQALAGIGYQDAVGNEPADLCLVNTCTVTHEGDSKSRQTIRQLAARNPGARIVVMGCYATRAPEEIAALPGVAEVVTDKRELPDLLGRFGIVDVPTGISTFANRQRAYVKVQDGCLLRCSFCIIPQVRPHFASRPVAHILDEVQRLVASGYCEMILTGIHLGHYGVEWNRDRPKQSWIRLADLVRQIAELPGNFRVRLSSIEATEVTRELIAVMAAYPDKVCPHLHVSLQSGSDEILRRMRRRWCSKRIIDRCRLVQATLDRPALTTDVIVGFPGETDADFADTLRVVREIGFSKIHQFPFSPRRGTPAAEMAQQVPPSVKTARLEQLAAVETELQDRYYHSLCGLRLRVLIESLLADKPGFMVGTACRYAPVELPGDVSMRKQFADVRAGSVVSGRIQAESPD; this is encoded by the coding sequence ATGACAACCACGGCAACGCTCCTTGATCGCACTGCGAATTCCGGCCCTCGCCTGCGCACTGTTACGCTGGGTTGCAAAGTCAACCAGTACGAAACCGAATTCGTGCGGCAGGCGCTGGCCGGCATTGGGTATCAAGATGCAGTCGGGAATGAGCCAGCCGATTTGTGCCTCGTCAACACGTGCACCGTTACGCACGAAGGGGATTCCAAAAGCCGGCAAACCATTCGGCAACTGGCGGCGCGCAACCCCGGCGCCCGGATTGTGGTGATGGGCTGCTATGCGACCCGCGCCCCGGAGGAAATCGCCGCACTCCCCGGGGTGGCCGAAGTGGTAACCGATAAGCGCGAACTGCCCGATCTGTTGGGCCGCTTCGGCATTGTGGATGTGCCCACGGGCATCAGCACCTTTGCCAACCGTCAACGAGCGTACGTGAAAGTGCAAGACGGCTGTTTGCTACGCTGCAGTTTTTGCATTATTCCCCAAGTGCGGCCGCACTTTGCCAGCCGGCCGGTGGCGCACATTTTGGACGAAGTGCAGCGGCTGGTGGCCAGCGGCTATTGCGAAATGATTCTGACCGGCATTCATTTGGGCCACTACGGGGTGGAATGGAATCGCGACCGGCCAAAACAAAGCTGGATTCGCCTGGCCGATCTGGTGCGTCAAATCGCGGAGCTGCCGGGCAATTTCCGCGTGCGGCTTTCCAGTATTGAAGCCACGGAAGTTACACGGGAGTTAATTGCGGTGATGGCCGCTTATCCCGACAAGGTTTGCCCGCACTTGCACGTGTCATTACAAAGCGGATCGGATGAAATTTTGCGCCGCATGCGCCGCCGCTGGTGCTCCAAGCGAATTATCGATCGCTGCCGGCTAGTGCAGGCCACGCTCGACCGGCCGGCGCTCACGACCGATGTAATCGTGGGCTTTCCTGGCGAAACCGATGCCGATTTTGCAGACACGCTGCGAGTGGTTCGCGAAATCGGCTTCTCCAAAATCCATCAATTTCCGTTCAGCCCACGACGGGGCACGCCGGCCGCAGAAATGGCGCAGCAAGTGCCGCCGAGTGTAAAAACGGCTCGGCTGGAACAACTGGCGGCAGTGGAAACCGAACTGCAGGACCGCTACTACCATTCTCTGTGCGGCCTGCGATTGCGAGTGCTGATTGAATCGCTCCTTGCCGATAAACCTGGCTTCATGGTTGGCACCGCCTGCCGCTACGCCCCCGTGGAATTGCCCGGCGACGTTTCCATGCGGAAGCAATTTGCCGATGTGCGTGCCGGCAGCGTGGTCAGCGGCCGGATTCAGGCGGAATCGCCCGACTGA
- a CDS encoding phospho-sugar mutase, which yields MSTFDLTAALAQLDQAAAAKQLTADSAAMIRRWLTEPRYADYTAEVAAQIAAGRWKELDDVFWTVIPFGTGGRRGKMYPVGSNAINDRTIGESAQGVADYVAAYLAPGESPGANCTKPSLSCAIAYDTRHRSRHFAELCAEVMVAAGFKVFFLDGFRSTPELSFAVRHTNSSCGIMVTASHNPPSDNAVKVYWAGGVQVLPPHDKAIIDRVMNVDVIRRKPFAEALAAGQVVYCQDAVDAAFIAAVHKQALPGPRQLKIIYSPLHGVGASAVLPALQADGFQEVELFAPQAEPNGDFPNVPGHVANPENPAVYNSMIERAQQTGADVILASDPDCDRLGAAAPLTMQKAESRGQTTEASDQLNSPFPIPHSPFNSQWKPFTGNQLAALLAEYVLAARKKAGTLSPQHYVVKTLVTTEMVRRIAEHFGVQTHGNLQVGFKWIGQEIDAAGPERFVFGCEESHGYLVGTHVRDKDAAVAAMLLAELAAACKSQGKTLHEQLDALYWQYGYHSEIQFSLTMSGAAGMQDMQKLMARFRSTPPTQLAGIQVRRMRDYQSLTQFALGQAPEKFSGPPGDMVMLDLTAAGNYVAVRPSGTEPKVKFYMFTFAPAEQIANLDDTKAECAARLQKMQADLSAFAGNA from the coding sequence ATGTCGACGTTCGATCTTACCGCGGCGCTGGCGCAGCTTGATCAGGCTGCCGCCGCAAAGCAACTGACCGCCGATTCCGCCGCCATGATTCGCCGCTGGCTGACCGAGCCGCGCTATGCCGATTACACCGCGGAAGTGGCCGCCCAAATTGCGGCCGGCCGGTGGAAAGAACTGGACGATGTGTTTTGGACCGTCATTCCGTTTGGCACAGGCGGGCGGCGCGGGAAAATGTATCCGGTCGGCTCCAATGCCATCAACGATCGCACCATCGGCGAAAGCGCCCAAGGAGTGGCCGATTATGTGGCTGCTTATTTAGCCCCCGGTGAATCACCGGGGGCTAACTGTACGAAACCGTCCCTTTCCTGCGCCATCGCCTACGATACGCGCCACCGTTCACGTCACTTCGCCGAGTTGTGTGCCGAAGTGATGGTTGCCGCCGGGTTCAAAGTGTTTTTCCTCGATGGCTTTCGCAGCACGCCGGAATTGTCGTTTGCCGTGCGGCACACAAATTCCAGTTGCGGCATCATGGTCACGGCCAGCCACAATCCGCCCAGTGATAACGCCGTGAAAGTCTATTGGGCAGGTGGCGTGCAAGTATTGCCGCCGCACGATAAAGCAATTATCGATCGCGTGATGAATGTCGACGTAATCCGCCGCAAACCCTTTGCCGAGGCGCTTGCTGCCGGCCAAGTGGTGTATTGCCAGGACGCAGTTGATGCTGCCTTCATTGCCGCCGTACATAAACAAGCGCTGCCTGGCCCGCGGCAATTAAAAATCATTTATTCCCCTTTGCACGGGGTCGGGGCATCGGCCGTATTGCCGGCGCTCCAGGCCGATGGATTCCAAGAGGTGGAGTTGTTCGCCCCGCAGGCCGAGCCCAATGGCGATTTTCCAAACGTGCCGGGCCACGTAGCGAATCCGGAAAATCCCGCCGTGTACAACAGCATGATCGAGCGCGCCCAGCAAACTGGCGCCGACGTCATCCTGGCCAGCGATCCCGATTGCGATCGCTTAGGCGCCGCGGCCCCGTTAACCATGCAGAAGGCAGAAAGCCGAGGGCAGACAACGGAGGCAAGCGACCAATTAAATTCCCCATTCCCCATTCCCCATTCCCCATTCAATTCTCAGTGGAAGCCGTTCACCGGCAATCAACTGGCCGCGCTATTAGCCGAATACGTTTTGGCAGCCCGCAAAAAAGCCGGCACGCTTTCGCCCCAGCACTATGTTGTGAAAACACTCGTGACAACCGAAATGGTTCGCCGCATTGCCGAGCACTTTGGCGTGCAAACGCACGGAAATTTGCAAGTAGGCTTCAAGTGGATTGGGCAAGAAATCGATGCCGCTGGGCCCGAGCGGTTTGTGTTCGGCTGCGAGGAATCGCATGGTTATTTGGTGGGCACGCATGTTCGAGATAAGGATGCCGCGGTGGCCGCGATGCTGCTGGCGGAATTGGCCGCCGCCTGCAAGTCGCAGGGAAAGACGCTGCACGAGCAACTCGATGCCTTGTATTGGCAATACGGCTATCACAGCGAAATTCAGTTTTCGCTGACGATGTCCGGTGCGGCCGGCATGCAAGATATGCAAAAACTAATGGCCCGCTTTCGGTCCACCCCGCCAACGCAATTGGCAGGCATTCAAGTTCGCCGGATGCGAGATTACCAATCGCTGACGCAATTCGCCCTCGGCCAAGCGCCGGAAAAATTTTCCGGCCCGCCGGGCGATATGGTGATGCTCGATTTAACTGCCGCCGGAAATTACGTCGCGGTACGCCCCTCGGGCACGGAGCCGAAAGTGAAGTTCTACATGTTCACGTTTGCGCCCGCCGAGCAAATTGCCAACTTAGACGACACTAAGGCCGAGTGCGCCGCACGCCTGCAAAAAATGCAGGCCGATCTTTCGGCCTTCGCCGGCAATGCCTGA
- the glmM gene encoding phosphoglucosamine mutase: MAEPIISISGLRGIVGESLTPEVAVRYAAAFASTLPPGPIVLTYDGRASGPMLLEALTAGLSKLGREVVNFGVAATPTTGVLVRQMKSPTGGIQISASHNPPEWNGLKLFSAEGRVIPAAMGEKVMHSYRQSNSAPNSPLPLGKVQRLENSWGRHLELALATVNVPRIRQRGVRVLLDSNHGAGSVLGNLLLQHLGCQITLLGGEPDGQFAHPPEPTAENLASGLNKVVEHKCDIGFCQDPDADRLAVIDENGRYLGEEYTLAICVNHVLGERPGPVVTNCSTSRMTEDLAKKYGVLFFRSAVGEANVIDAMLKHGAVLGGEGNGGVIDPRVVLVRDSFTAMAIILDAMAARELPVSALADELPRYEICKTKISLPKENLAAGLNALQRHFQAAKADRLDGLRLDWPDQWLLVRGSNTEPIVRAIAEAPTMAQAQRLCLEATQALQNT; the protein is encoded by the coding sequence ATGGCCGAGCCGATCATTAGCATTTCCGGGTTGCGTGGCATCGTGGGCGAAAGCCTGACGCCGGAAGTGGCCGTGCGCTATGCCGCCGCTTTCGCTTCCACGCTGCCGCCGGGGCCCATCGTGCTGACTTACGACGGCCGGGCAAGCGGTCCGATGCTGTTGGAGGCTTTGACGGCCGGCTTGTCGAAATTGGGGCGCGAAGTCGTCAATTTCGGTGTCGCCGCCACGCCGACCACGGGCGTGCTGGTGCGTCAGATGAAATCGCCCACCGGCGGAATTCAAATTTCCGCCAGCCACAATCCGCCCGAGTGGAATGGATTGAAATTGTTTTCTGCCGAGGGGCGTGTCATTCCCGCCGCTATGGGCGAAAAAGTAATGCACAGTTACCGCCAGAGCAACTCGGCGCCAAATTCACCGTTGCCGCTCGGGAAAGTACAGCGCTTAGAAAATTCGTGGGGGCGACATCTCGAACTGGCATTGGCGACCGTGAATGTTCCCCGCATTCGTCAGCGGGGCGTGCGTGTGCTGCTCGATTCCAATCACGGGGCGGGGAGCGTCCTCGGTAATTTACTGTTGCAACACTTAGGATGCCAGATAACGCTGCTGGGCGGAGAACCGGATGGACAATTCGCACATCCGCCGGAGCCGACGGCAGAGAATTTGGCGAGCGGGCTGAATAAAGTCGTCGAGCACAAATGCGATATCGGTTTTTGCCAAGACCCCGATGCCGATCGGCTGGCCGTCATCGACGAAAATGGCCGGTACCTCGGCGAGGAATACACGCTGGCCATTTGCGTGAATCACGTGTTGGGCGAGCGGCCCGGGCCGGTCGTGACCAATTGTTCCACGAGCCGCATGACGGAAGATCTGGCCAAAAAATACGGCGTGCTGTTTTTTCGCTCGGCGGTGGGCGAAGCTAATGTCATCGATGCCATGCTCAAGCACGGCGCAGTGCTCGGCGGCGAGGGAAATGGCGGCGTGATTGATCCGCGGGTAGTGCTGGTGCGCGACAGCTTCACTGCCATGGCGATAATTTTAGATGCTATGGCCGCCCGCGAATTGCCTGTTAGCGCCTTGGCCGATGAACTGCCACGCTACGAAATTTGCAAAACGAAAATTTCGCTGCCCAAGGAAAATCTGGCCGCGGGGTTGAATGCACTTCAGCGGCATTTTCAAGCTGCAAAGGCCGATCGCTTAGATGGCCTGCGGCTAGATTGGCCCGATCAATGGCTGTTGGTCCGCGGCAGCAATACGGAACCCATTGTGCGTGCCATTGCCGAAGCGCCAACGATGGCACAGGCCCAGCGGCTTTGCCTCGAAGCAACCCAAGCGTTGCAAAACACGTAG
- a CDS encoding oligopeptide/dipeptide ABC transporter ATP-binding protein, translating to MSSTLTNPQAAIVPSGQDPLLEVRDLKVYFPFHRGHMWHKERGFVRAVDGVSFTVRAGETLGLVGESGCGKSTTARAILNLLHSSGAAVQVSGQVLWQGQRIDELGDARMRPFRRQMQMIFQDPFASLNPRMTVGAIVAEPMHIFRLHPPKRRKLEVLRLLDMVGLNPRYLNRYPHEFSGGQRQRIGIARALAVNPKLIICDEPVSALDVSIQAQVINLLTDLQRQLGLAYVFIAHNLSVVRHISDRIGVMYLGRIVELTDAATLYRQPLHPYTKALLSAVPIPDPAVERERRRTVLAGDVPSPDRVYPGCRFVDRCPIAEPPCQTIDPPLAGAEHKVACLVANRERGQA from the coding sequence ATGTCCAGCACACTTACTAACCCGCAAGCGGCAATCGTTCCTTCCGGCCAAGACCCGCTTTTGGAAGTGCGCGATCTGAAAGTGTATTTCCCCTTTCATCGTGGACACATGTGGCACAAGGAGCGTGGCTTTGTTCGGGCGGTTGATGGAGTGAGCTTTACGGTCCGGGCAGGCGAAACGCTCGGCCTGGTCGGCGAATCGGGCTGCGGAAAATCGACCACGGCTCGGGCGATTTTGAATTTGCTCCATTCCAGCGGCGCCGCGGTGCAAGTCAGTGGGCAAGTGCTGTGGCAAGGCCAGCGGATCGACGAGCTGGGCGATGCCCGCATGCGGCCTTTTCGGCGGCAAATGCAAATGATTTTTCAGGACCCGTTTGCGTCGCTCAATCCGCGGATGACGGTGGGAGCCATTGTCGCGGAGCCGATGCACATTTTTCGCCTGCATCCGCCCAAGCGGCGCAAATTGGAAGTGCTGCGGCTACTCGATATGGTCGGCCTCAATCCGCGGTATTTGAACCGCTATCCGCATGAATTTTCCGGCGGGCAGCGGCAGCGGATTGGCATTGCCCGGGCGCTTGCGGTCAACCCGAAATTGATTATTTGCGACGAGCCGGTTTCGGCGCTGGATGTTTCCATTCAGGCGCAGGTGATTAATTTGCTCACCGATTTGCAGCGGCAGTTGGGATTGGCGTATGTGTTCATCGCGCACAATTTGTCAGTGGTGCGGCATATTTCCGACCGAATTGGCGTAATGTATTTGGGACGCATCGTGGAATTGACCGATGCGGCCACACTCTACCGCCAGCCATTGCATCCTTACACCAAGGCCTTGCTGTCGGCAGTGCCTATTCCCGATCCGGCCGTGGAACGAGAGCGGCGGCGGACGGTTCTGGCTGGCGATGTCCCTTCGCCGGACCGCGTGTACCCGGGCTGCCGGTTTGTCGATCGCTGCCCCATTGCCGAACCGCCTTGCCAAACCATCGATCCGCCATTGGCTGGCGCCGAACACAAGGTGGCGTGCTTGGTAGCCAATCGAGAGCGGGGCCAAGCTTAG
- a CDS encoding TlpA disulfide reductase family protein: protein MFRHFTPAKFAAMFTLAVVLAIPILAARADDSSPDFKATPEKSSPEKSNSDKTSSEKSAQASPNSEKSKPKGNPYLPRTGMSVEDLQAYIERMQEAPDSIRGRPGFAEGMAVAAQRILDTDPKGSLRTFAVITLLDSLHQEADSDGNADADKELGERAAKYASDADKKIAADAAFYVLEQRVLKSDDLSPDKLPALLEEIKTALKGQQLDAKHLRIASATVRVINRLKDDATATKWLIEFGQLFAASNDPVFSRYGKKILRAVTPDAEQAQWAGKPMELSGTTAEGGKFDVAQYSGKVIVVDFWHSQHPPSTELISELKKLYKQNHEQGLEVVGVNLDEDIPALNSYLDKEKLPWVNLVGEEKDGQLQFPLAEKYKIQSLPMVFLVGKDGKIALVGDGKNLAKQIEKLLAGNSSAKPEAK from the coding sequence ATGTTTCGACATTTTACACCGGCGAAATTTGCAGCCATGTTTACGCTCGCCGTGGTTCTGGCGATTCCCATTTTAGCCGCCCGGGCAGATGACAGTTCGCCCGATTTCAAAGCCACCCCGGAAAAATCGAGCCCCGAGAAATCGAATTCAGACAAAACGAGCTCGGAAAAATCGGCCCAGGCGAGTCCGAATAGCGAAAAATCGAAGCCCAAGGGCAATCCGTATCTTCCGCGCACGGGAATGTCGGTCGAAGATTTGCAAGCCTACATCGAGCGGATGCAAGAAGCCCCCGATTCAATCCGTGGTCGGCCCGGCTTTGCGGAGGGGATGGCCGTGGCGGCTCAGCGGATTTTGGATACCGATCCCAAAGGCAGCCTGCGGACCTTTGCCGTAATCACGCTGTTAGACAGTTTGCACCAAGAAGCCGACAGCGATGGGAACGCCGACGCAGATAAAGAATTGGGAGAACGGGCTGCTAAATACGCCTCCGATGCCGATAAAAAAATTGCCGCCGATGCCGCTTTCTATGTCTTGGAACAGCGCGTATTGAAATCCGACGACCTCAGCCCCGATAAGCTGCCGGCGCTGCTGGAGGAAATTAAAACGGCGCTGAAGGGACAGCAGTTGGACGCCAAGCATCTGCGGATTGCCTCGGCCACGGTGCGCGTGATCAATCGTTTGAAAGATGACGCCACGGCCACCAAGTGGCTGATCGAATTCGGCCAATTATTTGCCGCCAGCAACGATCCTGTGTTTTCCCGTTACGGGAAAAAGATTCTTCGTGCGGTCACTCCCGATGCTGAGCAAGCCCAGTGGGCTGGCAAGCCGATGGAATTGTCTGGCACGACCGCGGAGGGTGGTAAATTCGACGTGGCCCAATACAGCGGCAAAGTAATTGTCGTCGATTTTTGGCACAGTCAACATCCGCCCAGTACGGAGCTGATTTCGGAATTAAAAAAACTTTACAAGCAAAATCACGAACAGGGCTTAGAGGTGGTGGGCGTAAATTTGGACGAAGACATTCCTGCCTTAAATAGCTATCTCGACAAAGAGAAGCTTCCCTGGGTAAACCTTGTCGGTGAGGAAAAAGACGGCCAACTGCAATTTCCGCTGGCCGAGAAGTACAAAATTCAATCGCTGCCGATGGTGTTTCTCGTCGGTAAGGACGGCAAAATTGCGCTGGTCGGCGACGGCAAAAATTTAGCGAAGCAAATTGAAAAACTGCTGGCAGGCAATTCGTCGGCTAAGCCAGAAGCAAAGTGA
- a CDS encoding non-canonical purine NTP pyrophosphatase has product MQLVLGTHNRKKGLELAELLEPWGFQLQTLADFPNAIEVVEDGETFAANAALKACQQAMHLQSWVLGEDSGLAVDALGGAPGVYSARFSGAGATDESNNRLLLEKLGKTPLEKRTAHYVCHATLADPQGHIRAEAEGYCHGRIRFEGAGAGGFGYDPLFEIVEYHRTFGELGPAVKAALSHRARAIRQLIPAMLRLVDNGKWK; this is encoded by the coding sequence ATGCAACTTGTTCTCGGCACGCATAATCGCAAAAAAGGCTTGGAACTGGCCGAATTGCTCGAGCCCTGGGGCTTTCAGCTCCAAACGCTGGCCGATTTTCCCAACGCGATTGAGGTGGTGGAAGATGGCGAAACCTTCGCCGCCAACGCTGCGTTGAAAGCTTGCCAGCAGGCGATGCATCTCCAAAGCTGGGTGCTTGGCGAAGATAGTGGTTTGGCTGTCGATGCCTTGGGCGGCGCACCGGGAGTTTATTCCGCCCGCTTTTCCGGCGCCGGCGCAACCGACGAATCGAACAATCGCTTGCTGCTGGAGAAACTCGGCAAAACGCCGCTGGAAAAGCGCACGGCCCATTATGTGTGCCACGCCACCCTGGCAGATCCCCAAGGCCACATTCGGGCCGAAGCGGAAGGCTATTGTCACGGGCGAATTCGTTTTGAAGGCGCCGGCGCCGGGGGCTTCGGGTACGATCCGCTGTTTGAAATTGTGGAATATCATCGCACGTTCGGCGAGCTTGGCCCGGCGGTAAAAGCCGCACTCAGCCATCGCGCCCGGGCCATCCGTCAGCTTATTCCCGCCATGCTGCGATTGGTGGATAATGGGAAGTGGAAATAA
- a CDS encoding ATP-dependent Clp protease adaptor ClpS — protein MAAEESAAAAVAEAPAVEVAPKKSADKKKKPKRQPPYNVILWNDDDHSYAYVINMMQKLFGHPIEKGMQLATEVDTQGKVIVLTTTREHAELKRDQIHAFGKDDLIAGCKGSMSASIEPAE, from the coding sequence ATGGCCGCCGAAGAATCTGCTGCTGCCGCTGTCGCTGAGGCCCCGGCTGTCGAAGTCGCGCCTAAAAAATCGGCCGACAAAAAGAAAAAGCCCAAGCGGCAGCCGCCGTACAACGTCATTCTGTGGAACGACGACGACCACAGCTACGCCTACGTCATCAACATGATGCAAAAACTGTTCGGCCACCCGATCGAAAAAGGAATGCAACTTGCCACGGAAGTCGATACGCAAGGCAAAGTGATTGTGCTGACGACAACCCGCGAACATGCCGAACTGAAGCGCGACCAAATTCACGCCTTCGGCAAGGACGATTTAATCGCCGGCTGCAAAGGCTCGATGTCGGCCAGCATTGAGCCGGCGGAGTAG
- the serS gene encoding serine--tRNA ligase yields the protein MLDRKFVVENAAIVKENCAKRGAKADVDRFLANESERRKVQASIEQLNQQANAVSKSIGQAKDPAEREARKEEGRRLRDSVTAAGEQLKKIADEGDDILRQIPNLTHPDAPIGGEDAAREVQRGKTPLPKFNFKPLDHVALAEKLNLIDFDGGAKVTGHGFYFLKNDAVLLELALQQYAVDKLVREGFTPTITPDLARNEILRGIGFIPRGPETQIYSVDGTDLSLVATAEITLGGLLSDTILEAEQLPIKMCGISHCYRTEAGAHGKATRGLYRVHQFTKVEMFAFTLPEQSNDMLDDLCRLECEIFDGLGIPYRVIDTASGDLGGPAYRKFDLEAWMPGRGESGEFGEVTSTSNCTDYQARRLGIRFKHKGEKGTHFAHTLNGTAVAISRGIIAILENHQQPDGSVIVPEVLRKWMGKDCIVPAK from the coding sequence ATGCTGGATCGAAAGTTTGTTGTTGAAAATGCAGCGATCGTGAAGGAGAATTGCGCCAAACGGGGGGCAAAAGCCGATGTCGATCGCTTTTTGGCCAATGAATCCGAGCGGCGGAAGGTGCAGGCGAGCATCGAGCAGCTTAACCAGCAGGCCAATGCGGTCAGCAAATCGATCGGCCAGGCCAAAGACCCGGCGGAGCGCGAAGCCCGCAAGGAAGAAGGGCGCCGCCTGCGGGATTCGGTAACGGCCGCCGGCGAGCAATTGAAAAAAATTGCCGACGAAGGGGACGACATCCTGCGGCAAATCCCCAACCTCACGCATCCCGATGCCCCCATCGGTGGCGAGGATGCCGCCCGTGAAGTGCAGCGCGGCAAAACGCCGCTGCCGAAATTCAATTTCAAGCCGCTCGATCACGTGGCGCTGGCTGAAAAATTGAACCTCATTGATTTCGACGGGGGCGCAAAAGTCACCGGCCACGGTTTCTACTTCCTCAAAAATGACGCCGTGCTGTTGGAGCTGGCGCTGCAGCAGTACGCGGTGGATAAATTGGTGCGCGAAGGTTTCACGCCGACCATCACTCCCGATTTGGCCCGCAACGAAATTCTCAGAGGCATTGGCTTCATTCCCCGCGGGCCGGAAACGCAAATTTACAGTGTCGACGGGACTGATCTCAGCCTGGTGGCCACGGCGGAAATTACCTTGGGCGGTTTATTGAGCGACACCATTTTGGAAGCCGAGCAGTTGCCCATCAAAATGTGCGGCATCAGCCATTGCTATCGCACCGAAGCCGGTGCCCATGGCAAGGCGACGCGCGGCCTGTACCGAGTGCATCAATTCACGAAGGTAGAAATGTTCGCCTTCACGCTGCCGGAGCAGAGCAACGACATGCTGGATGATTTGTGCCGCCTGGAGTGCGAAATTTTCGACGGCCTGGGCATTCCCTACCGAGTGATCGACACGGCCAGCGGCGATTTGGGCGGCCCGGCCTATCGCAAGTTCGATTTGGAAGCGTGGATGCCTGGCCGCGGCGAAAGCGGCGAATTCGGCGAAGTGACCAGCACCAGCAATTGCACCGATTATCAGGCCCGGCGGCTGGGCATTCGCTTCAAGCACAAAGGCGAAAAGGGCACGCACTTTGCCCACACGCTCAACGGCACGGCCGTGGCCATTAGCCGCGGCATCATCGCCATCTTAGAGAACCATCAACAGCCCGACGGCAGCGTGATTGTGCCCGAAGTACTCCGCAAATGGATGGGCAAAGACTGCATTGTGCCTGCGAAATAA